Proteins co-encoded in one Cupriavidus metallidurans CH34 genomic window:
- a CDS encoding response regulator transcription factor: MLRDDADEMLISTSMTTYLIARNEMMCRILARRMELQDVPQPVRWHCPEWLPNGATARVSQHTIDNPDEAEPLPPGGVDLVVVDCSAEDDPHELLDRVHAQLAPRRWLVLSDALDAALIGHAAKLGAGGCQAVPAPVDLVCAAAALVWAGGQCFPREALAMSHVRPVPPPATLADISSTPVLPPHTRVYPEGSPAIG, from the coding sequence ATGCTGCGCGACGATGCCGACGAGATGCTCATTAGTACTTCGATGACGACCTACCTGATCGCCAGAAACGAAATGATGTGCCGCATCCTCGCGCGGCGCATGGAGTTGCAGGACGTACCGCAGCCGGTGCGATGGCATTGCCCGGAATGGTTGCCCAACGGCGCCACAGCGCGCGTGTCGCAGCACACGATCGACAATCCCGATGAAGCCGAACCCTTGCCACCCGGCGGTGTGGATCTGGTCGTGGTCGATTGCAGCGCCGAGGATGACCCCCACGAACTGCTCGACCGCGTGCACGCGCAGCTGGCGCCGCGCCGCTGGCTTGTCCTGTCCGATGCGCTCGATGCCGCGCTGATCGGCCACGCCGCGAAGCTCGGCGCCGGCGGTTGCCAGGCTGTGCCCGCGCCGGTGGACCTTGTGTGCGCTGCCGCCGCGCTGGTATGGGCGGGCGGGCAATGCTTCCCCCGCGAAGCGTTGGCGATGTCGCACGTGAGGCCCGTGCCGCCGCCAGCAACCCTGGCGGATATCTCGTCCACGCCGGTACTACCACCCCACACAAGGGTATATCCAGAGGGATCTCCTGCGATCGGATGA
- a CDS encoding phosphatase PAP2 family protein — MSRWQLVSFFGESAFLLPCAVFLYAWLRWHGANAVARHWLIAFSLTACLVLVSKLAFMGWGIGSAALNFTGFSGHAMMAASILPVFACLAVPSRYRTLSLLAAVAGVLLALAVGMSRLALHAHSMSEVVSGLALGFCVSLPFIMRHEVPHGPVAMLLASGVLATVLVLPVSGVAGVTHIWVQGIATFLSGRDRPYERGEWAWQADCRVCQINVAARPDCATRRCAC, encoded by the coding sequence ATGAGTCGTTGGCAACTCGTTTCCTTCTTCGGTGAATCGGCCTTTCTGCTGCCGTGCGCCGTCTTCCTGTATGCGTGGCTGCGGTGGCATGGCGCCAACGCCGTCGCGCGGCACTGGCTGATCGCGTTCTCGCTGACGGCCTGCCTCGTGCTGGTGTCGAAGCTCGCCTTCATGGGCTGGGGCATCGGCAGCGCCGCGCTCAACTTCACGGGCTTCTCCGGCCACGCGATGATGGCTGCGTCGATCCTGCCCGTGTTCGCATGCCTTGCCGTGCCGTCACGCTATCGAACCCTGAGCCTGCTGGCCGCCGTGGCCGGCGTGTTGCTGGCACTTGCCGTCGGCATGTCCCGGCTCGCGCTGCACGCGCATTCGATGTCCGAGGTGGTGAGCGGACTGGCGCTCGGCTTCTGCGTCAGCCTGCCATTCATCATGCGTCACGAGGTGCCGCACGGCCCGGTTGCGATGCTGCTGGCATCCGGTGTGCTGGCCACAGTGCTCGTGCTGCCGGTGAGTGGCGTGGCGGGCGTGACGCACATCTGGGTGCAGGGCATCGCCACCTTTCTTTCTGGCCGTGACCGCCCGTACGAGCGTGGCGAGTGGGCCTGGCAAGCGGACTGCCGCGTCTGCCAGATCAACGTCGCCGCACGGCCGGATTGCGCGACCCGGCGTTGCGCCTGCTGA
- a CDS encoding acyl-CoA dehydrogenase family protein, whose product MNTGAKVTLAHANPDAGGAMASDALLAAAREAAMVAQRFADAVDQEARFPHEAFEVLRDQGLLGAMVPAVLGGSGASLATVAAICKVLGETCASTGMIYAMHQIQVACLLDHGTGSPWHQHLLARIASEQLLLASATSEEAIGGALRSSGCAVNVDGDRFHLLKMAPTISYGAHADGILITARRNADASPSDQVLVCALKSDYTLQGLNAWDTLGMRGTCSNGFRLEATGQVDQVLPVPFGEIADATMTPVSHILWSSLWLGIASDAVSRAKTFFQGQARARPGQLPPSASRVSEAVSLLQMMEGRVDLALAHQRSRHAGASVSAAFALAAEMNGLKTAMSTMALEVVQQALLVCGMAGYKHGTPFSLGRHLRDLWSAPLMINNDRIQTNTANLLLADRS is encoded by the coding sequence ATGAACACCGGAGCGAAGGTTACGCTGGCGCACGCCAACCCCGACGCTGGCGGCGCGATGGCCAGCGATGCATTGCTGGCCGCCGCGCGCGAGGCCGCAATGGTCGCGCAGCGCTTTGCCGACGCCGTGGACCAGGAAGCGCGTTTTCCGCACGAAGCGTTCGAAGTCCTGCGCGACCAGGGTCTGCTCGGCGCGATGGTGCCGGCCGTGCTCGGCGGCAGCGGCGCATCGCTGGCCACGGTGGCCGCGATCTGCAAGGTGCTGGGCGAGACCTGTGCGTCCACCGGCATGATCTATGCGATGCACCAGATCCAGGTGGCGTGCCTGCTCGATCACGGCACCGGCAGTCCGTGGCATCAGCACCTGCTGGCACGCATCGCCAGCGAGCAATTGCTGCTGGCGTCCGCCACGTCCGAAGAGGCGATCGGTGGCGCGCTGCGTAGCAGCGGCTGCGCCGTCAACGTGGATGGCGACCGCTTCCACCTGCTGAAGATGGCGCCGACGATTTCCTATGGCGCCCACGCCGACGGCATCCTGATTACCGCGCGCCGCAATGCGGATGCCTCGCCGTCCGATCAGGTGCTGGTCTGCGCGCTGAAGTCCGACTACACGCTGCAAGGCCTGAATGCGTGGGACACGCTCGGCATGCGCGGCACCTGCAGCAATGGCTTCCGGCTGGAAGCCACCGGCCAGGTGGATCAGGTGCTGCCGGTGCCGTTCGGCGAGATCGCTGACGCCACCATGACACCGGTCTCCCACATTCTTTGGAGCTCGCTGTGGCTCGGCATCGCCAGCGATGCCGTATCGCGCGCCAAGACCTTCTTCCAGGGACAGGCACGCGCGCGTCCGGGCCAGTTGCCGCCGTCCGCATCGCGTGTGTCCGAAGCCGTCAGCCTGCTGCAGATGATGGAAGGCCGCGTGGATCTGGCGCTGGCGCATCAGCGCAGCCGCCATGCGGGCGCTTCGGTATCCGCCGCATTCGCGCTGGCGGCCGAGATGAACGGTCTGAAGACGGCGATGTCGACGATGGCACTGGAAGTCGTGCAGCAGGCGCTGCTGGTGTGCGGGATGGCGGGCTACAAGCATGGCACGCCATTCAGCCTGGGACGCCACCTGCGCGATCTGTGGTCGGCGCCGCTGATGATCAACAACGATCGCATTCAGACCAATACAGCGAACCTGCTGCTGGCCGATCGTTCCTGA
- a CDS encoding DUF1839 family protein, with protein MYGDGKVRTRGGAYALHGGNPVWSHANRHIDLWIELLHGWELEPIAALPFTVTLDFEGDQFTSLNIPSADLELLYGIVKDELSTYGRLETHVAAQTNRGNVVLLEVDNYQLPQSPGAYRRQHARSCIAIDVLVPEATAVGYYHHDGYHTASGDDYVSIFRSLDGESSWGAASFPQAEVVRRRFAAQAEDALLRASMDLLRSHLARRPRQNPIKAFREAFPAHLEQLMSRGEPNFQIYAASVLRQLGANFELMGRYVRWLVMNGKVVPDTVAEACYTMASEAMVMQFRLMRAVISHKPDGCQDCLAQLEAAYQGTVPALAACFGETVS; from the coding sequence ATGTACGGTGATGGCAAGGTGCGCACGCGCGGCGGAGCCTATGCGCTGCACGGGGGTAACCCCGTGTGGTCGCATGCCAACCGCCACATCGATCTCTGGATCGAGTTGTTGCATGGATGGGAGCTGGAGCCCATCGCCGCATTGCCATTTACGGTCACCCTCGATTTCGAGGGTGACCAGTTCACATCGCTGAATATTCCGTCAGCGGACCTCGAGCTGCTCTACGGCATCGTCAAGGACGAATTGTCGACCTACGGCAGACTCGAAACGCATGTGGCCGCGCAGACCAATCGCGGCAACGTGGTGCTGCTCGAGGTCGATAACTATCAACTGCCGCAGTCGCCCGGCGCATATCGTCGGCAGCACGCGCGGTCCTGCATTGCGATCGACGTGCTGGTGCCCGAGGCCACGGCCGTGGGCTACTACCATCACGACGGCTATCACACCGCGAGCGGCGACGACTACGTGTCGATCTTTCGCAGCCTTGATGGTGAGTCTTCCTGGGGCGCCGCGTCGTTTCCGCAGGCGGAGGTTGTGCGCCGCCGCTTTGCCGCGCAGGCGGAGGATGCCTTGCTGCGGGCGTCGATGGACCTGCTGCGCAGCCATCTGGCCCGCCGTCCGCGCCAGAATCCGATCAAGGCTTTCCGCGAGGCATTTCCGGCACACCTCGAGCAACTGATGTCGCGCGGCGAGCCCAACTTCCAGATCTACGCCGCGAGCGTGCTGCGCCAGCTCGGCGCCAATTTCGAGCTGATGGGCCGCTACGTGCGCTGGCTCGTGATGAACGGAAAGGTGGTGCCAGATACGGTGGCCGAAGCCTGCTACACGATGGCGTCGGAAGCTATGGTGATGCAGTTCCGCCTGATGCGCGCCGTGATCAGCCACAAGCCCGACGGATGCCAGGATTGCCTGGCACAGCTCGAGGCAGCTTACCAGGGCACCGTGCCGGCATTGGCCGCGTGCTTCGGGGAGACCGTCTCATGA
- a CDS encoding acyl carrier protein has protein sequence MKATIRNILGEVARLDVPLATLADNDDLYAAGLSSLATVHVMLALENAFDIEIPDQMLTRQLFRSVDSLAAAVEAIRQQQEAA, from the coding sequence ATGAAAGCAACCATCCGCAATATTCTGGGCGAAGTGGCCCGGCTAGATGTACCGCTGGCCACCCTGGCTGACAACGACGATCTCTACGCGGCGGGACTCTCGTCCCTGGCCACCGTGCATGTGATGTTGGCGCTGGAAAACGCGTTCGATATCGAGATCCCGGATCAGATGCTGACGCGCCAGCTATTCCGCAGCGTTGACTCGCTGGCGGCCGCGGTGGAAGCCATTCGCCAGCAGCAGGAGGCAGCATGA
- a CDS encoding helix-turn-helix transcriptional regulator has protein sequence MATILLFEPHPLLRLGLHHLLSQAHVPGDLVDLDPTTLHAPEPWVHHADLLIIGMPADSGAGWPILAELCLRLQPLRVLVLADHLPAPMPEGGLPEKVRGLLAKTCSSEALEAAIRLVLAGGECFPSHAPANRVHEPLADAVPAELSRLVATPVVVPLHGADAAAPAHADTHAVPTETPAVGAHLLNITERQYEVLALLARGYPIKTVSRLLNISVATAKTHACTLYQRLHVRNKGEAVYVALQRGASLNWPGPTPARPTHIPMSSLSAQHACEAA, from the coding sequence ATGGCCACCATCCTCTTGTTCGAGCCACACCCCTTGTTGCGTCTCGGACTGCACCACCTTTTGTCTCAGGCGCACGTCCCCGGCGATCTCGTCGACCTCGACCCCACCACGCTGCACGCCCCCGAGCCGTGGGTGCATCATGCCGATCTGCTGATTATCGGGATGCCCGCCGACAGTGGCGCGGGCTGGCCGATACTGGCCGAGTTGTGTCTGCGTCTGCAGCCGCTGCGCGTGCTGGTGCTTGCCGATCATCTGCCGGCGCCGATGCCGGAAGGCGGCCTGCCCGAGAAGGTGCGCGGTCTGCTGGCCAAGACCTGTTCTTCCGAGGCGCTGGAAGCCGCTATCCGGCTCGTGCTGGCCGGCGGCGAGTGTTTCCCGTCGCATGCACCTGCCAATCGTGTCCACGAACCGCTCGCGGACGCCGTGCCCGCGGAGTTGTCGAGACTCGTTGCCACGCCAGTCGTAGTGCCGCTGCACGGCGCCGACGCCGCAGCGCCCGCGCACGCGGACACCCACGCGGTGCCGACCGAAACGCCGGCAGTTGGCGCGCACCTGCTCAACATCACCGAGCGCCAGTACGAAGTGCTGGCCCTGCTGGCGCGTGGCTATCCGATCAAGACGGTCAGCCGCCTGCTCAATATCTCGGTGGCCACGGCGAAGACCCACGCCTGCACGCTCTATCAGCGCCTGCATGTGCGCAACAAGGGCGAGGCCGTGTACGTCGCGCTCCAGCGCGGCGCATCGTTGAACTGGCCCGGCCCGACGCCGGCCCGGCCGACCCATATCCCGATGTCATCCCTGAGCGCGCAGCACGCTTGCGAGGCAGCCTGA
- a CDS encoding amino acid--[acyl-carrier-protein] ligase, whose amino-acid sequence MDAHTLTEARPAGGADPMAAQPPTFLESLLAAGLLIQTGVRGLYGRSAVFEGIADGLNAAFTRIGADQNAEVLRFPPAIGKDDFETSEYLKSFPQLAGTIHSFCGDDRGHRQLLARLEDKQDWTDQQQFTGVVMTPAACYPIYPVIGKRGPLPAEGKIVDVMSYCYRHEPSLEPTRMQLFRQREYVCLGSPERIVAFRELWMERGLAFGRALQLPVEVDVANDPFFGRGGKIVADSQRELKLKFELLIPVNDGAPPTACMSFNYHMDHFGALWHIGLHDGGVAHTGCVGFGIERLVLALLKHHGLDPARWPQAVRETLGGI is encoded by the coding sequence ATGGATGCACACACTCTTACCGAGGCACGTCCGGCAGGTGGCGCGGACCCAATGGCCGCGCAACCGCCAACGTTCCTCGAATCGCTGCTGGCAGCGGGGCTGCTGATCCAGACTGGCGTGCGTGGCCTCTACGGCCGCAGTGCCGTGTTCGAAGGCATCGCCGACGGCCTGAATGCCGCGTTCACGCGGATCGGCGCGGACCAGAACGCCGAAGTGCTGCGCTTCCCGCCAGCGATCGGCAAGGATGATTTCGAAACCAGCGAGTACCTCAAGAGCTTTCCGCAGCTTGCCGGCACGATCCACAGCTTCTGCGGCGACGATCGCGGGCATCGACAACTGCTGGCGCGGCTCGAGGACAAGCAGGACTGGACCGATCAGCAGCAGTTCACGGGCGTGGTGATGACGCCCGCCGCCTGCTACCCGATCTATCCCGTCATCGGCAAGCGCGGCCCGCTGCCCGCCGAGGGCAAGATCGTCGACGTGATGTCGTACTGCTATCGGCACGAACCGTCGCTGGAGCCTACCCGGATGCAGTTATTCCGGCAGCGCGAGTACGTTTGCCTGGGGTCCCCCGAGCGGATCGTGGCGTTCCGCGAGTTGTGGATGGAGCGTGGGCTGGCGTTCGGTCGGGCCCTGCAGCTTCCGGTGGAAGTCGACGTGGCCAATGACCCGTTCTTCGGGCGCGGCGGCAAGATCGTGGCCGACAGCCAGCGCGAGCTGAAACTCAAGTTCGAACTGCTGATCCCGGTGAACGACGGCGCGCCGCCGACGGCCTGCATGAGCTTCAATTACCACATGGATCACTTCGGCGCGCTCTGGCATATCGGACTGCACGACGGTGGCGTCGCCCACACGGGTTGCGTCGGTTTCGGTATCGAACGGCTGGTGCTGGCGCTCCTGAAGCACCATGGACTTGACCCAGCCAGGTGGCCTCAGGCAGTAAGGGAAACGCTGGGAGGCATCTAA
- a CDS encoding undecaprenyl-phosphate glucose phosphotransferase, with translation MASEWNVAAERHSALHYLYRLGDAVLIAVCGIAMGALYFHDGIRSAAPVNGFLTMLCALGALLIFPAFGIYESWRGRSRAVLGLRIAAAWTLVFISGLLGAFLIHQIGAVSRVWSMGWFIGTGVMLALSRVVMFRMLANVRQQGINAKRVLIFGYGPLGREMYDRVQHFRDAGYRVVGVYDEESDAIPYDVTPLRQIEEVSGFVRDHGVREIWLTLPMAACRDLSGVVRQFRNEMIDIRWVPDVSSVELLGHRFSEFMGLPVIDLNSPPVSGITGVVKASFDRVFSLGVLVCLSPLLLLIAAMVKLSSPGPVLFRQQRLGIDGQPFNVYKFRTMRQHQDGGGVTQAVRGDPRVTRVGAFLRRTSLDELPQFINVLRGEMSVVGPRPHAMEHNELYKELIDRYMLRHRVKPGITGWAQINGLRGQTDTVEKMRKRIEFDIYYIQHWSFQLDLRIILRTALHGWTGTTAY, from the coding sequence ATGGCGTCGGAATGGAATGTTGCCGCCGAGCGGCACTCTGCACTTCACTATCTCTATCGACTCGGTGATGCGGTACTGATCGCGGTATGCGGCATCGCCATGGGCGCGCTGTATTTCCATGACGGCATCAGGAGCGCGGCACCCGTCAACGGGTTCCTGACGATGCTGTGCGCGCTCGGCGCGCTGCTGATCTTTCCTGCCTTCGGCATCTACGAATCATGGCGCGGCCGCAGTCGCGCCGTGCTGGGGTTGCGCATTGCCGCCGCATGGACCTTGGTGTTCATCTCCGGCCTGCTCGGTGCGTTCCTGATCCACCAGATCGGGGCGGTCTCACGCGTCTGGTCGATGGGCTGGTTCATTGGCACGGGCGTGATGCTGGCGCTGTCGCGGGTCGTGATGTTCCGGATGCTGGCCAACGTGCGCCAGCAGGGCATCAACGCCAAGCGCGTGCTGATCTTCGGCTACGGCCCGCTGGGCCGCGAAATGTACGATCGCGTGCAACACTTCCGCGATGCCGGCTATCGCGTCGTGGGCGTGTATGACGAGGAGTCCGACGCGATTCCGTACGACGTGACCCCGCTGCGCCAGATCGAGGAAGTCAGCGGCTTCGTGCGCGACCATGGCGTGCGCGAGATCTGGCTGACGCTGCCGATGGCCGCTTGCCGCGATCTGTCCGGCGTGGTGCGCCAGTTCCGCAATGAGATGATCGACATCCGCTGGGTGCCCGACGTGTCGTCCGTCGAGCTGCTGGGCCACCGCTTCAGCGAGTTCATGGGTCTGCCCGTCATCGACCTGAACAGTCCGCCCGTCTCGGGCATCACGGGCGTGGTCAAGGCCAGCTTCGATCGCGTGTTCTCGCTCGGTGTGCTGGTCTGCCTGAGCCCGTTGCTGTTGCTGATAGCCGCGATGGTCAAGCTGTCGTCGCCCGGTCCCGTGCTGTTCCGGCAGCAGCGCCTGGGCATCGACGGCCAGCCTTTCAACGTGTACAAGTTCCGCACCATGCGCCAGCACCAGGACGGCGGTGGCGTGACCCAGGCCGTGCGCGGTGATCCGCGCGTGACCCGCGTCGGCGCGTTCCTGCGCCGGACCAGCCTCGACGAGTTGCCGCAGTTCATCAACGTGCTGCGCGGCGAGATGTCAGTGGTCGGCCCGCGTCCGCACGCGATGGAGCATAACGAGCTCTACAAGGAACTGATCGACCGCTACATGCTGCGCCACCGCGTGAAGCCCGGCATCACCGGCTGGGCCCAGATCAACGGTCTGCGTGGCCAGACGGACACGGTCGAGAAGATGCGCAAGCGCATCGAGTTCGACATCTACTACATCCAGCACTGGTCGTTCCAGCTCGACCTTCGGATCATCCTGCGCACCGCGCTGCATGGCTGGACCGGCACCACGGCTTACTGA
- the pstS gene encoding phosphate ABC transporter substrate-binding protein PstS yields the protein MGRHIAALALLFAAVSAFAGDVTGAGSTFVYPLMAKWAATYYARTGRQIDYQPIGSGNGIRQIKAASITFGTTDMPLKPEELERAGLAQFPIAVGGVVPVINLQGIGAGQIHMTGALLADIYRGKIANWNDAAIASANPGVQFPDLKITVVHRSDGSGTTFNWTDYLSKVSPEWKAAVGAGTTVRWPIGMNASGNEGVSLYIHNIRGAIGYVELTYALQKSLPYALVQNRDGLYVKPSRESFSAAVTAVEWNPRLDFYQVLTNAPGPNAWPITGTVFVLMQRSAAHPSNTKDALAFFQWALAEGQSDASAEHYVALPPELVKQVIAYWAETFK from the coding sequence ATGGGCAGACACATCGCGGCGCTGGCGCTGCTATTCGCCGCGGTCAGTGCATTTGCCGGAGATGTCACTGGGGCTGGTTCCACATTCGTCTACCCGCTGATGGCGAAATGGGCGGCCACGTATTACGCCAGGACAGGCCGGCAGATCGATTACCAACCCATCGGCTCAGGCAACGGCATCCGGCAGATCAAGGCGGCAAGCATCACGTTCGGCACCACGGACATGCCGCTCAAACCCGAAGAGCTCGAGCGCGCAGGACTGGCCCAGTTTCCCATCGCGGTAGGCGGCGTCGTGCCGGTGATCAACCTGCAGGGCATTGGCGCGGGGCAGATCCACATGACGGGCGCGCTGCTGGCCGATATCTATCGCGGCAAGATCGCCAACTGGAACGATGCGGCCATTGCGTCGGCCAATCCCGGCGTGCAGTTTCCCGACCTGAAGATCACGGTGGTCCATCGCAGCGACGGCTCGGGCACCACGTTCAACTGGACCGACTACCTTTCCAAGGTCAGCCCCGAATGGAAGGCGGCAGTCGGGGCAGGCACCACGGTGCGTTGGCCCATCGGGATGAACGCGAGCGGCAATGAGGGCGTATCGCTCTATATCCACAATATTCGCGGCGCGATCGGCTATGTGGAACTGACCTACGCGCTGCAGAAGAGCCTGCCCTATGCGTTGGTCCAGAACCGCGATGGTCTCTACGTGAAGCCTTCGCGCGAATCGTTCAGCGCCGCGGTGACGGCCGTGGAATGGAACCCGCGGCTCGACTTCTATCAGGTGCTGACCAATGCGCCGGGCCCGAACGCGTGGCCGATCACGGGCACGGTCTTCGTGCTGATGCAGCGTTCCGCCGCGCACCCGTCGAATACGAAGGATGCGCTGGCGTTCTTTCAGTGGGCGCTTGCCGAAGGGCAATCCGATGCGTCGGCCGAGCACTACGTGGCACTGCCGCCGGAACTGGTGAAGCAGGTGATCGCGTACTGGGCGGAGACCTTCAAGTAG
- a CDS encoding DUF1653 domain-containing protein, with protein sequence MPYRHYKGGAYLVTGVGRFEADMTPVVVYESMRDRSLLWVRHADVFTEPVSTATGDVARFAPHWAPALSCLDFLPRKTVLQVLALYDAPYRKYHDRRHVLEMFEQAHALGIALNPAQALAVLFHDAVYVPGFEHNEAASAALLDTMVEDVNADVIHLARQIILDTRTHEASVPDAATVLDLDLLRLAADDDVFDAHGLAVFDENRGLLASRVQLSGEALYHAFMVRRAAFLGALAQRPKLFLTTAFAEFEGPARRNIARVLASFGQAKAN encoded by the coding sequence ATGCCATATCGCCACTACAAGGGTGGCGCCTATCTCGTGACCGGGGTTGGCCGTTTCGAAGCCGACATGACACCGGTCGTGGTGTACGAATCCATGCGTGACCGCTCGCTGCTCTGGGTACGACACGCCGACGTGTTCACCGAGCCCGTCTCGACCGCGACGGGCGACGTCGCCAGATTCGCGCCGCACTGGGCACCGGCCTTGTCGTGTCTGGACTTCCTGCCACGCAAGACGGTCCTTCAGGTACTGGCCTTGTACGATGCGCCGTACCGCAAATACCATGACCGGCGACACGTGCTGGAGATGTTCGAGCAAGCCCACGCACTCGGCATCGCACTCAATCCTGCGCAAGCGCTGGCCGTCCTGTTTCATGACGCCGTGTACGTCCCGGGCTTCGAGCACAACGAAGCGGCCTCGGCGGCCTTGCTCGACACCATGGTCGAGGACGTGAACGCCGACGTGATTCACCTTGCAAGGCAGATCATTCTCGACACCCGCACGCATGAAGCAAGCGTGCCCGACGCCGCAACGGTCCTGGATCTCGATCTCCTCCGTCTGGCCGCCGACGATGATGTCTTCGACGCGCATGGGCTAGCCGTATTCGATGAGAACCGCGGCTTGCTGGCGAGCAGGGTCCAACTTTCCGGCGAGGCGCTGTATCACGCATTCATGGTTCGCCGCGCGGCATTCCTCGGGGCACTGGCGCAACGGCCGAAACTGTTTTTGACGACGGCATTCGCCGAATTCGAAGGTCCGGCTCGTCGCAATATCGCAAGAGTTCTTGCAAGCTTCGGGCAAGCGAAAGCCAACTGA